A window of the Salarias fasciatus chromosome 7, fSalaFa1.1, whole genome shotgun sequence genome harbors these coding sequences:
- the nr1h4 gene encoding bile acid receptor isoform X2, which produces MAMVQTKSSRDILADQGSPLLQDHDILSFPSYPSMQYPSMEPSMSSTPYYSNQSYYPQYGGDEWYSHTGIYELRKGPLEGSYEAEMEEGSPVLPVVCKRTRHLSQAGRVKGEELCVVCGDKASGYHYNALTCEGCKGFFRRSITKNAVYKCKSGGNCEMDMYMRRKCQECRLRKCKEMGMLAECLLTEIQCKSKRLRKNTKSSPGQSTGDETEGADNTDSKQVSSTTKLSKEKVEITKEQKALTKVIVEAYNRHQIPQDVAKKLLQDQYSVEENFLLLTEMATSQVQVIVEFTKSIPGFLSLDHEDQIALLKGSAVEAMFLRSAQVFSKKMPNGHNGILEERIRKSGISEEFITPMFNFYKSIIGLHMSLEEQALLTAITILTPDRPYVKDHQAVEKLQEPMLDVLRKVCVLQHPQEPQYFARLLGRLTELRTLTHYHAEMLTSWRMNDHKFTPLLCEIWDVQ; this is translated from the exons ATGGCCATGGTGCAGACCAAATCTTCAAGAG ATATTCTGGCTGATCAGGGCAGTCCTCTCCTGCAGGATCATGACATCCTGTCCTTTCCCAGCTACCCCAGCATGCAGTACCCGTCCATGGAGCCGAGCATGTCTTCCACTCCGTACTACTCCAACCAGAGCTACTACCCGCAGTACGGCGGGGACGAGTGGTACTCCCACACCGGGATATACGAACTGAGGAAAGGGCCGCTGGAAGGCAGCTATGAAGCCGAGATGGAGGAGGGGTCTCCGGTCCTGCCGGTGGTGTGTAAAAGGACGCGGCACCTCTCGCAGGCCGGCAGGGTCAAAGGGGAGgagctgtgtgtggtgtgtggagaCAAGGCCTCTGGATACCACTACAACGCTCTCACCTGTGAGGGGTGTAAAG GTTTCTTCAGAAGGAGCATCACAAAGAACGCAGTCTACAAATGTAAGAGCGGCGGGAACTGTGAGATGGACATGTACATGCGCAGGAAATGCCAGGAGTGCCGGCTGAGAAAGTGCAAAGAGATGGGCATGCTGGCAGAAT GCCTGCTGACAGAGATCCAGTGCAAATCGAAAAGGCTACGGAAGAACACCAAATCCTCCCCGGGACAGTCGACCGGCGACGAGACAGAGGGAGCCGACAACACGGACAGCAAGCAGGTCAGCTCGACCACCAAACTGTCAAAG GAAAAGGTTGAAATCACCAAAGAGCAGAAGGCGCTCACTAAAGTTATCGTAGAAGCTTACAACCGACACCAGATTCCTCAAGATGTTGCCAAAAAACTG CTACAAGATCAATACAGTGTGGAGGAAAATTTTCTCCTGTTGACAGAAATGGCAACGAGTCAAGTTCAAGTTATAGTGGAGTTTACAAAAAGTATTCCAG GCTTTCTGTCTCTAGATCATGAGGATCAGATTGCTCTGCTGAAGGGCTCGGCTGTGGAGGCCATGTTCCTGCGCTCCGCTCAGGTTTTCAGCAAAAAGATGCCCAATGGACACAATGGCATTTTAGAGGAGAGGATACGCAAAAGTG GTATCTCTGAAGAGTTTATCACGCCAATGTTCAATTTTTACAAAAGCATCATAGGACTCCACATGTCATTGGAGGAACAGGCTCTCCTCACAGCCATAACAATCCTAACACCAG ATCGGCCTTATGTGAAGGACCACCAAGCTGTTGAGAAACTTCAGGAGCCCATGCTGGATGTGTTGAGGAAGGTTTGTGTCCTGCAGCACCCACAAGAGCCACAGTACTTTGCTCGTCTCCTGGGGCGCCTGACAGAGCTGAGGACACTCACCCACTACCACGCAGAGATGCTCACATCCTGGAGGATGAATGACCACAAATTCACCCCACTGCTCTGTGAAATCTGGGATGTGCAATGA
- the slc17a8 gene encoding vesicular glutamate transporter 3, with amino-acid sequence MPFGSAGLKEQLFKPGKEEVKNTVGDSLGKLQRKIDGSNVEEEDNIELTEDGRPVASAPRPAPLLDCSCGGLPKRYIIAILSGLGFCISFGIRCNLGVAIVEMVNNNTVYINGTPVLQKAQFNWDPETVGLIHGSFFWGYIVTQIPGGFISNKLSANRVFGAAIFLTSVLNMFIPSAARVHYGCVMFVRILQGLVEGVTYPACHGMWSKWAPPLERSRLATTSFCGSYAGAVIAMPLAGVLVQYVGWSSVFYIYGVFGIIWYILWLLLAYGSPAQHPTITDEERMYIESTIGETMNQLSVTEKFNTPWRRFFTSMPVYAIIVANFCRSWTFYLLLISQPAYFEEVFGFPISKVGILSAVPHMVMTIVVPIGGQLADFLRSNKIMSTTNVRKLMNCGGFGMEATLLLVVGFSHTRGVAISFLVLAVGFSGFAISGFNVNHLDIAPRYASILMGISNGVGTLSGMVCPLIVGALTKHKTRLEWQNVFVIASMVHYSGVIFYAIFASGEQQDWANPEGTSEDKCGIIDEDELAEESELNNENVAAPKRSYGTTDDSSGRKQGWKQKRGATMQEQEEHYGNGDYQDRYQ; translated from the exons atGCCTTTTGGTTCAGCAGGTTTGAAAGAGCAGCTGTTTAAACCTGGGAAAGAAGAGGTGAAGAACACTGTGGGGGACTCTCTAGGAAAACTGCAAAG GAAAATAGATGGCAGTAATGTGGAGGAAGAAGACAACATTGAACTGACAGAGGATGGCCGTCCAGTGGCATCAGCACCGCGTCCTGCccctctgctggactgcagctgtGGCGGTCTGCCCAAACGATACATTATCGCCATCCTCAGCGGCCTGGGCTTCTGCATCTCCTTTGGGATTCGATGCAATCTTGGTGTGGCCATTGTGGAAATGGTGAACAACAACACCGTCTACATTAATGGGACGCCGGTGCTTCAG aaagctcAGTTTAACTGGGACCCAGAGACAGTGGGACTGATCCACGGCTCCTTCTTCTGGGGCTACATTGTCACTCAGATCCCCGGTGGCTTCATCTCCAACAAGCTCTCTGCCAACAG GGTGTTTGGTGCTGCCATTTTCCTGACGTCGGTGCTGAATATGTTCATCCCGTCCGCAGCCAGGGTGCATTATGGCTGTGTCATGTTTGTTCGCATCCTGCAGGGTTTAGTGGAG GGGGTTACCTACCCAGCATGCCACGGGATGTGGTCCAAATGGGCGCCGCCTCTTGAGAGGAGCAGACTAGCTACCACGTCATTCTGTG GATCTTATGCGGGAGCAGTGATCGCCATGCCTTTAGCCGGTGTGCTGGTCCAGTACGTTGGCTGGTCTTCGGTCTTCTATATTTATG gtgtttttgggATCATATGGTACAttctctggctgctgctggcgTATGGAAGTCCTGCTCAACATCCCACCATCACAGATGAGGAGAGGATGTACATTGAGTCCACCATCGGTGAAACAATGAACCAACTGAGTGTGACTGAG AAATTCAACACCCCGTGGCGCCGTTTCTTCACTTCCATGCCTGTGTACGCAATCATCGTGGCCAACTTCTGCCGCAGCTGGACCTTCTACCTGCTCCTCATCAGCCAGCCGGCGTATTTTGAGGAGGTGTTTGGCTTCCCCATCAGCAAG GTGGGGATCCTGTCTGCCGTCCCCCACATGGTGATGACCATCGTGGTTCCTATAGGAGGACAATTAGCCGACTTCCTACGTAGCAACAAAATCATGTCAACCACTAATGTGAGGAAACTCATGAACTGTGGAG GATTTGGTATGGAGGCAACTCTTCTGCTGGTGGTTGGATTTTCTCACACTCGAGGAGTGGCCATTTCTTTCCTTGTGCTGGCAGTGGGCTTCAGCGGATTCGCTATATCAG GTTTTAATGTCAATCATTTGGATATTGCTCCTCGCTATGCCAGTATCCTGATGGGCATTTCCAACGGGGTGGGAACGCTGTCTGGAATGGTGTGTCCCCTCATAGTGGGAGCTTTGACCAAGCATAAG ACTCGTCTGGAGTGGCAGAACGTCTTCGTTATTGCGTCCATGGTGCATTACTCAGGGGTCATCTTTTACGCCATCTTTGCCTCgggagagcagcaggactggGCCAACCCCGAAGGGACGAGCGAGGATAAATGCGGCATCATTGACGAGGATGAGCTCGCCGAGGAGTCCGAGCTCAACAACGAGAACGTGGCGGCTCCCAAAAGGAGTTACGGAACAACGGACGATTCGTCCGGCCGGAAGCAGGGCTGGAAACAGAAGAGAGGGGCGACcatgcaggagcaggaggagcactATGGAAATGGAGACTACCAGGACCGCTACCaatga
- the nr1h4 gene encoding bile acid receptor isoform X1, producing the protein MNEWVCPDINVVGPLQIPPSDDFSISEGSHLFDILADQGSPLLQDHDILSFPSYPSMQYPSMEPSMSSTPYYSNQSYYPQYGGDEWYSHTGIYELRKGPLEGSYEAEMEEGSPVLPVVCKRTRHLSQAGRVKGEELCVVCGDKASGYHYNALTCEGCKGFFRRSITKNAVYKCKSGGNCEMDMYMRRKCQECRLRKCKEMGMLAECLLTEIQCKSKRLRKNTKSSPGQSTGDETEGADNTDSKQVSSTTKLSKEKVEITKEQKALTKVIVEAYNRHQIPQDVAKKLLQDQYSVEENFLLLTEMATSQVQVIVEFTKSIPGFLSLDHEDQIALLKGSAVEAMFLRSAQVFSKKMPNGHNGILEERIRKSGISEEFITPMFNFYKSIIGLHMSLEEQALLTAITILTPDRPYVKDHQAVEKLQEPMLDVLRKVCVLQHPQEPQYFARLLGRLTELRTLTHYHAEMLTSWRMNDHKFTPLLCEIWDVQ; encoded by the exons ATGAATGAGTGGGTGTGCCCCGACATCAATGTGGTGGGACCTCTGCAAATTCCCCCCAGCGATGATTTCTCCATATCGGAGGGCTCCCACTTGTTTG ATATTCTGGCTGATCAGGGCAGTCCTCTCCTGCAGGATCATGACATCCTGTCCTTTCCCAGCTACCCCAGCATGCAGTACCCGTCCATGGAGCCGAGCATGTCTTCCACTCCGTACTACTCCAACCAGAGCTACTACCCGCAGTACGGCGGGGACGAGTGGTACTCCCACACCGGGATATACGAACTGAGGAAAGGGCCGCTGGAAGGCAGCTATGAAGCCGAGATGGAGGAGGGGTCTCCGGTCCTGCCGGTGGTGTGTAAAAGGACGCGGCACCTCTCGCAGGCCGGCAGGGTCAAAGGGGAGgagctgtgtgtggtgtgtggagaCAAGGCCTCTGGATACCACTACAACGCTCTCACCTGTGAGGGGTGTAAAG GTTTCTTCAGAAGGAGCATCACAAAGAACGCAGTCTACAAATGTAAGAGCGGCGGGAACTGTGAGATGGACATGTACATGCGCAGGAAATGCCAGGAGTGCCGGCTGAGAAAGTGCAAAGAGATGGGCATGCTGGCAGAAT GCCTGCTGACAGAGATCCAGTGCAAATCGAAAAGGCTACGGAAGAACACCAAATCCTCCCCGGGACAGTCGACCGGCGACGAGACAGAGGGAGCCGACAACACGGACAGCAAGCAGGTCAGCTCGACCACCAAACTGTCAAAG GAAAAGGTTGAAATCACCAAAGAGCAGAAGGCGCTCACTAAAGTTATCGTAGAAGCTTACAACCGACACCAGATTCCTCAAGATGTTGCCAAAAAACTG CTACAAGATCAATACAGTGTGGAGGAAAATTTTCTCCTGTTGACAGAAATGGCAACGAGTCAAGTTCAAGTTATAGTGGAGTTTACAAAAAGTATTCCAG GCTTTCTGTCTCTAGATCATGAGGATCAGATTGCTCTGCTGAAGGGCTCGGCTGTGGAGGCCATGTTCCTGCGCTCCGCTCAGGTTTTCAGCAAAAAGATGCCCAATGGACACAATGGCATTTTAGAGGAGAGGATACGCAAAAGTG GTATCTCTGAAGAGTTTATCACGCCAATGTTCAATTTTTACAAAAGCATCATAGGACTCCACATGTCATTGGAGGAACAGGCTCTCCTCACAGCCATAACAATCCTAACACCAG ATCGGCCTTATGTGAAGGACCACCAAGCTGTTGAGAAACTTCAGGAGCCCATGCTGGATGTGTTGAGGAAGGTTTGTGTCCTGCAGCACCCACAAGAGCCACAGTACTTTGCTCGTCTCCTGGGGCGCCTGACAGAGCTGAGGACACTCACCCACTACCACGCAGAGATGCTCACATCCTGGAGGATGAATGACCACAAATTCACCCCACTGCTCTGTGAAATCTGGGATGTGCAATGA
- the ube2na gene encoding ubiquitin-conjugating enzyme E2Na, whose product MSGLPRRITKETQRLFQEPVPGIRATPDEANARYFHVVIAGPADSPFEGGTFKLELFLPEEYPMAAPKVRFMTKIYHPNVDKLGRICLDILKDKWSPALQIRTVLLSIQALLSAPNPDDPLANDVAEQWKNDESEAIKTAKKWTARYAKEK is encoded by the exons ATGAGCGGGTTGCCTCGCAGGATCACCAAG GAAACCCAGCGCTTGTTTCAAGAGCCGGTTCCAGGCATCCGGGCAACGCCCGACGAAGCCAACGCTCGCTACTTTCACGTGGTCATCGCCGGGCCTGCGGACTCGCCGTTTGAGGGAGGCACATTTAAACTCGAGCTCTTTTTACCAGAGGAATATCCCATGGCAGCTCCTAAAGTACGCTTCATGACCAAAATATACCATCCCAACGTGGACAAGCTGGGGAGAATATGCCTAGACATTTTGAAAG ATAAATGGTCACCAGCTCTGCAGATCCGTACCGTGCTGCTATCGATCCAGGCTTTACTAAGTGCTCCCAACCCTGACGACCCCCTCGCAAATGATGTCGCAGAGCAGTGGAAAAACGACGAATCTGAGGCTATAAAAACAG CTAAGAAGTGGACTGCGCGCTATGCtaaggaaaaatga
- the c1qtnf13 gene encoding complement C1q tumor necrosis factor-related protein 4, producing the protein MRLLTHRSSSVQWSPHYHLVCFFIMLASSGPASALFAPPLTTGLRSAFSATQTNSVVGGKQKAVTFNKLMVNIGGDFNPDSGHFRCRIPGAYYFSFSVGKFPKKMLSVILVKNGEEVQAMAYDDYRKKGRKVQSQSIMISLKEMDTVWLLLQQNPQYALYSNAGPYITFSGYLVYPETPTTSHISNHLSTPAMSYPNCPPQADTWSQDQPRSAFSVARTSVLMGQSNRQQDKPPLTFDVEYVNTGGHFNKTSGLFTCHFPGTYFFAFTVGKHPRKAVSVKLMTGKGEVQAMVFDEDTSKRREMQSQSLLLSLRRSEKVWLYSQQDERYAVYSNQGRYTTFSGFLVYPDVETPQTSQDRTQL; encoded by the exons ATGAGACTTCTGACCCACAGAAGCTCATCAG ttcaGTGGAGCCCACATTATCACCTGGTGTGTTTCTTCATCATGCTCGCCTCCTCTGGACCAGCTTCAGCTCTTTTTGCCCCTCCGTTGACCACAGGCCTTCGCTCTGCCTTCTCTGCCACACAAACCAACAGCGTGGTGGGAGGCAAGCAGAAAGCAGTGACTTTCAACAAGCTCATGGTCAACATCGGCGGCGATTTCAATCCAGACAGTGGCCACTTCCGATGCCGAATCCCCGGAGCGTACTATTTCTCATTCTCGGTGGGAAAAtttcccaaaaaaatgctgtccGTCATCCTGGTGAAGAATGGAGAGGAGGTGCAGGCCATGGCGTATGATGACTACCgcaagaaaggaagaaaagttcaGAGCCAGAGTATCATGATCAGTCTGAAGGAAATGGATACTGTGTGGTTACTTTTACAGCAGAACCCTCAGTATGCTTTGTACAGCAATGCAGGCCCTTACATCACCTTCTCTGGTTACCTTGTCTATCCTGAAACCCCCACAACAAGCCACATCAGCAACCACCTGTCCACACCAGCCATGTCCTATCCAAACTGCCCGCCTCAGGCTGACACCTGGTCCCAGGATCAGCCCCGCTCGGCCTTCTCAGTGGCTCGGACGTCCGTCCTCATGGGGCAGAGCAACAGGCAGCAAGACAAGCCGCCTCTGACCTTTGATGTGGAGTACGTCAACACGGGCGGCCACTTCAACAAAACGTCAGGCCTGTTCACCTGCCACTTCCCGGGGACATACTTCTTTGCTTTCACAGTGGGGAAACACCCCCGAAAGGCTGTCTCTGTGAAGCTCATGACGGGGAAAGGCGAGGTGCAGGCCATGGTCTTCGACGAGGACACCTCAAAGAGACGTGAAATGCAGAGTCAGAGCTTATTGCTGTCTCTCCGCCGAAGCGAGAAGGTGTGGCTGTACAGTCAGCAGGACGAGCGCTACGCAGTTTACAGCAACCAGGGCAGGTACACTACGTTCTCCGGCTTTCTGGTGTATCCTGATGTAGAAACGCCTCAGACCAGCCAGGACAGAACTCAACTATAA